In a genomic window of Paenibacillus sonchi:
- the gpG gene encoding phage tail assembly chaperone G — MFLKTESFEHNGVTVTLSELSALQRIEHLALMKRQAEQAESDSNRKFTVEDAIRTGAFLVAMSLWHNHPQKTQMPSMNEAVKQIEQEVLTTWPTEAISHAENVVYRLSGMYEFVVNNAPEQTEDAGPAEPVSAGKCSTVS; from the coding sequence ATGTTCCTGAAAACCGAATCATTTGAACATAACGGTGTGACCGTCACGCTTTCTGAACTGTCAGCCCTGCAGCGCATTGAGCATCTCGCCCTGATGAAACGGCAGGCAGAACAGGCGGAGTCAGACAGCAACCGGAAGTTTACTGTGGAAGACGCCATCAGAACCGGCGCGTTTCTGGTGGCGATGTCCCTGTGGCATAACCATCCGCAGAAGACGCAGATGCCGTCCATGAATGAAGCCGTTAAACAGATTGAGCAGGAAGTGCTTACCACCTGGCCCACGGAGGCAATTTCTCATGCTGAAAACGTGGTGTACCGGCTGTCTGGTATGTATGAGTTTGTGGTGAATAATGCCCCTGAACAGACAGAGGACGCCGGGCCCGCAGAGCCTGTTTCTGCGGGAAAGTGTTCGACGGTGAGCTGA
- a CDS encoding tail fiber assembly protein yields the protein MAFRMSEQPRTIKIYNLLAGTNEFIGEGDAYIPPHTGLPANSTDIAPPDIPAGFVAVFNSDEASWHLVEDHRGKTVYDVASGDALFISELGPLPENFTWLSPGGEYQKWNGTAWVKDTEAEKLFRIREAEETKKSLMQVASEHIAPLQDAADLEIATKEETSLLEAWKKYRVLLNRVDTSTAPDIEWPAVPVME from the coding sequence ATGGCATTCAGAATGAGTGAACAACCACGGACCATAAAAATTTATAATCTGCTGGCCGGAACTAATGAATTTATTGGTGAAGGTGACGCATATATTCCGCCTCATACCGGTCTGCCTGCAAACAGTACCGATATTGCACCGCCAGATATTCCGGCTGGCTTTGTGGCTGTTTTCAACAGTGATGAGGCATCGTGGCATCTCGTTGAAGACCATCGGGGTAAAACCGTCTATGACGTGGCTTCCGGCGACGCGTTATTTATTTCTGAACTCGGTCCGTTACCGGAAAATTTTACCTGGTTATCGCCGGGAGGGGAATATCAGAAGTGGAACGGCACAGCCTGGGTGAAGGATACGGAAGCAGAAAAACTGTTCCGGATCCGGGAGGCGGAAGAAACAAAAAAAAGCCTGATGCAGGTAGCCAGTGAGCATATTGCGCCGCTTCAGGATGCTGCAGATCTGGAAATTGCAACGAAGGAAGAAACCTCGTTGCTGGAAGCCTGGAAGAAGTATCGGGTGTTGCTGAACCGTGTTGATACATCAACTGCACCTGATATTGAGTGGCCTGCTGTCCCTGTTATGGAGTAA
- a CDS encoding phage minor tail protein L gives MQDIRQETLNECTRAEQSASVVLWEIDLTEVGGERYFFCNEQNEKGEPVTWQGRQYQPYPIQGSGFELNGKGTSTRPTLTVSNLYGMVTGMAEDMQSLVGGTVVRRKVYARFLDAVNFVNGNSYADPEQEVISRWRIEQCSELSAVSASFVLSTPTETDGAVFPGRIMLANTCTWTYRGDECGYSGPAVADEYDQPTSDITKDKCSKCLSGCKFRNNVGNFGGFLSINKLSQ, from the coding sequence ATGCAGGATATCCGGCAGGAAACACTGAATGAATGCACCCGTGCGGAGCAGTCGGCCAGCGTGGTGCTCTGGGAAATCGACCTGACAGAGGTCGGTGGAGAACGTTATTTTTTCTGTAATGAGCAGAACGAAAAAGGTGAGCCGGTCACCTGGCAGGGGCGACAGTATCAGCCGTATCCCATTCAGGGGAGCGGTTTTGAACTGAATGGCAAAGGCACCAGTACGCGCCCCACGCTGACGGTTTCTAACCTGTACGGTATGGTCACCGGGATGGCGGAAGATATGCAGAGTCTGGTCGGCGGAACGGTGGTCCGGCGTAAGGTTTACGCCCGTTTTCTGGATGCGGTGAACTTCGTCAACGGAAACAGTTACGCCGATCCGGAGCAGGAGGTGATCAGCCGCTGGCGCATTGAGCAGTGCAGCGAACTGAGCGCGGTGAGTGCCTCCTTTGTACTGTCCACGCCGACGGAAACGGATGGCGCTGTTTTTCCGGGACGTATCATGCTGGCCAACACCTGCACCTGGACCTATCGCGGTGACGAGTGCGGTTATAGCGGTCCGGCTGTCGCGGATGAATATGACCAGCCAACGTCCGATATCACGAAGGATAAATGCAGCAAATGCCTGAGCGGTTGTAAGTTCCGCAATAACGTCGGCAACTTTGGCGGCTTCCTTTCCATTAACAAACTTTCGCAGTAA
- the lom gene encoding outer membrane beta-barrel protein Lom, translating into MRNVCIAVAVFAALAVTVTPARAEGGHGTFTVGYFQVKPGTLPSLSGGDTGVSHLKGINVKYRYELTDSVGVMASLGFAASKKSSTVMTGEDTFHYESLRGRYVSVMAGPVLQISKQVSAYAMAGVAHSRWSGSTMDYRKTEITPGYMKETTTARDESAMRHTSVAWSAGIQINPAASVVVDIAYEGSGSGDWRTDGFIVGVGYKF; encoded by the coding sequence ATGCGTAATGTGTGTATTGCCGTTGCTGTCTTTGCCGCACTTGCGGTGACAGTCACTCCGGCCCGTGCGGAAGGTGGACATGGTACGTTTACGGTGGGCTATTTTCAAGTGAAACCGGGTACATTGCCGTCGTTGTCGGGCGGGGATACCGGTGTGAGTCATCTGAAAGGGATTAACGTGAAGTACCGTTATGAGCTGACGGACAGTGTGGGGGTGATGGCTTCCCTGGGGTTCGCCGCGTCGAAAAAGAGCAGCACAGTGATGACCGGGGAGGATACGTTTCACTATGAGAGCCTGCGTGGACGTTATGTGAGCGTGATGGCCGGACCGGTTTTACAAATCAGTAAGCAGGTCAGTGCGTACGCCATGGCCGGAGTGGCTCACAGTCGGTGGTCCGGCAGTACAATGGATTACCGTAAGACGGAAATCACTCCCGGGTATATGAAAGAGACGACCACTGCCAGGGACGAAAGTGCAATGCGGCATACCTCAGTGGCGTGGAGTGCAGGTATACAGATTAATCCGGCAGCGTCCGTCGTTGTTGATATTGCTTATGAAGGCTCCGGCAGTGGCGACTGGCGTACTGACGGATTCATCGTTGGGGTCGGTTATAAATTCTGA
- a CDS encoding phage tail tape measure protein produces MAEPVGDLVVDLSLDAARFDEQMARVRRHFSGTESDAKKTAAVVEQSLSRQALAAQKAGISVGQYKAAMRMLPAQFTDVATQLAGGQSPWLILLQQGGQVKDSFGGMIPMFRGLAGAITLPMVGATSLAVATGALAYAWYQGNSTLSDFNKTLVLSGNQAGLTADRMLVLSRAGQAAGLTFNQTSESLSALVKAGVSGEAQIASISQSVARFSSASGVEVDKVAEAFGKLTTDPTSGLTAMARQFHNVSAEQIAYVAQLQRSGDEAGALQAANEAATKGFDDQTRRLKENMGTLETWADRTARAFKSMWDAVLDIGRPDTAQEMLIKAEAAYKKADDIWNLRKDDYFVNDEARARYWDDREKARLALEAARKKAEQQTQQDKNAQQQSDTEASRLKYTEEAQKAYERLQTPLEKYTARQEELNKALKDGKILQADYNTLMAAAKKDYEATLKKPKQSSVKVSAGDRQEDSAHAALLTLQAELRTLEKHAGANEKISQQRRDLWKAESQFAVLEEAAQRRQLSAQEKSLLAHKDETLEYKRQLAALGDKVTYQERLNALAQQADKFAQQQRAKRAAIDAKSRGLTDRQAEREATEQRLKEQYGDNPLALNNVMSEQKKTWAAEDQLRGNWMAGLKSGWSEWEESATDSMSQVKSAATQTFDGIAQNMAAMLTGSEQNWRSFTRSVLSMMTEILLKQAMVGIVGSIGSAIGGAVGGGASASGGTAIQAAAAKFHFATGGFTGTGGKYEPAGIVHRGEFVFTKEATSRIGVGNLYRLMRGYATGGYVGTPGSMADSRSQASGTFEQNNHVVINNDGTNGQIGPAALKAVYDMARKGARDEIQTQMRDGGLFSGGGR; encoded by the coding sequence ATGGCTGAACCGGTAGGCGATCTGGTCGTTGATTTGAGTCTGGATGCGGCCAGATTTGACGAGCAGATGGCCAGAGTCAGGCGTCATTTTTCTGGTACGGAAAGTGATGCGAAAAAAACAGCGGCAGTCGTTGAACAGTCGCTGAGCCGACAGGCGCTGGCTGCACAGAAAGCGGGGATTTCCGTCGGGCAGTATAAAGCCGCCATGCGTATGCTGCCTGCACAGTTCACCGACGTGGCCACGCAGCTTGCAGGCGGGCAAAGTCCGTGGCTGATCCTGCTGCAACAGGGGGGGCAGGTGAAGGACTCCTTCGGCGGGATGATCCCCATGTTCAGGGGGCTTGCCGGTGCGATCACCCTGCCGATGGTGGGGGCCACCTCGCTGGCGGTGGCGACCGGTGCGCTGGCGTATGCCTGGTATCAGGGCAACTCAACCCTGTCCGATTTCAACAAAACGCTGGTCCTTTCCGGCAATCAGGCGGGACTGACGGCAGATCGTATGCTGGTCCTGTCCAGAGCCGGGCAGGCGGCAGGGCTGACGTTTAACCAGACCAGCGAGTCACTCAGCGCACTGGTTAAGGCGGGGGTAAGCGGTGAGGCTCAGATTGCGTCCATCAGCCAGAGTGTGGCGCGTTTCTCCTCTGCATCCGGCGTGGAGGTGGACAAGGTCGCTGAAGCCTTCGGGAAGCTGACCACAGACCCGACGTCGGGGCTGACGGCGATGGCTCGCCAGTTCCATAACGTGTCGGCGGAGCAGATTGCGTATGTTGCTCAGTTGCAGCGTTCCGGCGATGAAGCCGGGGCATTGCAGGCGGCGAACGAGGCCGCAACGAAAGGGTTTGATGACCAGACCCGCCGCCTGAAAGAGAACATGGGCACGCTGGAGACCTGGGCAGACAGGACTGCGCGGGCATTCAAATCCATGTGGGATGCGGTGCTGGATATTGGTCGTCCTGATACCGCGCAGGAGATGCTGATTAAGGCAGAGGCTGCGTATAAGAAAGCAGACGACATCTGGAATCTGCGCAAGGATGATTATTTTGTTAACGATGAAGCGCGGGCGCGTTACTGGGATGATCGTGAAAAGGCCCGTCTTGCGCTTGAAGCCGCCCGAAAGAAGGCTGAGCAGCAGACTCAACAGGACAAAAATGCGCAGCAGCAGAGCGATACCGAAGCGTCACGGCTGAAATATACCGAAGAGGCGCAGAAGGCTTACGAACGGCTGCAGACGCCGCTGGAGAAATATACCGCCCGTCAGGAAGAACTGAACAAGGCACTGAAAGACGGGAAAATCCTGCAGGCGGATTACAACACGCTGATGGCGGCGGCGAAAAAGGATTATGAAGCGACGCTGAAAAAGCCGAAACAGTCCAGCGTGAAGGTGTCTGCGGGCGATCGTCAGGAAGACAGTGCTCATGCTGCCCTGCTGACGCTTCAGGCAGAACTCCGGACGCTGGAGAAGCATGCCGGAGCAAATGAGAAAATCAGCCAGCAGCGCCGGGATTTGTGGAAGGCGGAGAGTCAGTTCGCGGTACTGGAGGAGGCGGCGCAACGTCGCCAGCTGTCTGCACAGGAGAAATCCCTGCTGGCGCATAAAGATGAGACGCTGGAGTACAAACGCCAGCTGGCTGCACTTGGCGACAAGGTTACGTATCAGGAGCGCCTGAACGCGCTGGCGCAGCAGGCGGATAAATTCGCACAGCAGCAACGGGCAAAACGGGCCGCCATTGATGCGAAAAGCCGGGGGCTGACTGACCGGCAGGCAGAACGGGAAGCCACGGAACAGCGCCTGAAGGAACAGTATGGCGATAATCCGCTGGCGCTGAATAACGTCATGTCAGAGCAGAAAAAGACCTGGGCGGCTGAAGACCAGCTTCGCGGGAACTGGATGGCAGGCCTGAAGTCCGGCTGGAGTGAGTGGGAAGAGAGCGCCACGGACAGTATGTCGCAGGTAAAAAGTGCAGCCACGCAGACCTTTGATGGTATTGCACAGAATATGGCGGCGATGCTGACCGGCAGTGAGCAGAACTGGCGCAGCTTCACCCGTTCCGTGCTGTCCATGATGACAGAAATTCTGCTTAAGCAGGCAATGGTGGGGATTGTCGGGAGTATCGGCAGCGCCATTGGCGGGGCTGTTGGTGGCGGCGCATCCGCGTCAGGCGGTACAGCCATTCAGGCCGCTGCGGCGAAATTCCATTTTGCAACCGGAGGATTTACGGGAACCGGCGGCAAATATGAGCCAGCGGGGATTGTTCACCGTGGTGAGTTTGTCTTCACGAAGGAGGCAACCAGCCGGATTGGCGTGGGGAATCTTTACCGGCTGATGCGCGGCTATGCCACCGGCGGTTATGTCGGTACACCGGGCAGCATGGCAGACAGCCGGTCGCAGGCGTCCGGGACGTTTGAGCAGAATAACCATGTGGTGATTAACAACGACGGCACGAACGGGCAGATAGGTCCGGCTGCTCTGAAGGCGGTGTATGACATGGCCCGCAAGGGTGCCCGTGATGAAATTCAGACACAGATGCGTGATGGTGGCCTGTTCTCCGGAGGTGGACGATGA
- a CDS encoding HNH endonuclease, translating to MKKLPLPARTYSEMLNKCSEGMMQINVRNNFITHFPTFLQKEQQYRILSSTGQLFTYDRTHPLEPTTLVVGNLTKVKLEKLYENNLRDKNKPARTYYDDMLVSSGEKCPFCGDIGQTKNIDHFLPIAHYPEFSVMPINLVPSCRDCNMGEKGQVFAVDEVHQAIHPYIDKDIFFREQWVYANFVSGTPGAISFYVECPANWRQEDKHRALHHFKLLNIANRYRLEAGKHLSEVITQRNSFVKVIRKYSSTATFQQLQSEFIEANLKPIIDLNDFPNYWKRVMYQCLANSEDFFRGI from the coding sequence ATGAAAAAACTACCTCTTCCAGCGAGAACTTATAGCGAAATGCTTAATAAATGCTCGGAAGGTATGATGCAGATAAATGTTAGAAATAATTTCATTACTCACTTCCCCACTTTTTTGCAGAAAGAACAACAATATAGAATATTAAGCTCGACAGGTCAGTTATTTACCTACGACAGGACACACCCTCTTGAGCCTACAACCTTAGTAGTTGGTAACCTGACAAAGGTTAAATTAGAAAAGCTTTATGAAAATAATCTCCGAGATAAAAACAAACCCGCTAGAACATATTACGATGACATGCTTGTTTCATCAGGTGAAAAATGTCCATTTTGTGGTGATATAGGACAGACAAAAAATATAGATCATTTTCTTCCTATTGCACATTATCCTGAATTTTCGGTGATGCCTATTAATTTAGTTCCATCGTGCCGCGACTGCAATATGGGAGAGAAAGGTCAAGTTTTCGCAGTAGATGAGGTACACCAAGCGATTCATCCCTATATCGACAAGGACATTTTTTTTCGTGAGCAATGGGTATATGCAAATTTCGTTTCCGGAACTCCGGGTGCTATCAGTTTTTATGTTGAATGCCCGGCGAACTGGAGGCAGGAAGACAAACACAGAGCTCTTCATCATTTCAAGCTATTAAATATTGCTAACAGGTATCGTTTGGAGGCAGGGAAGCACTTGAGTGAAGTGATTACTCAAAGAAACTCTTTCGTAAAAGTTATAAGGAAATATAGTTCAACCGCAACGTTTCAGCAGCTACAGTCAGAATTTATTGAAGCAAATCTGAAACCTATTATAGATTTGAATGACTTCCCCAATTATTGGAAAAGAGTTATGTATCAGTGCCTAGCAAACTCGGAAGATTTTTTCAGAGGGATCTAG
- a CDS encoding tail assembly protein, which yields MKTGAEAIRALATQLPAFRQKLSDGWYQVRIAGRDVSTSGLTAQLHETLPDGAVIHIVPRVAGAKSGGVFQIVLGAAAIAGSFFTAGATLAAWGAAIGAGGMTGILFSLGASMVLGGVAQMLAPKARTPRIQTTDNGKQNTYFSSLDNMVAQGNVLPVLYGEMRVGSRVVSQEISTADEGDGGQVVVIGR from the coding sequence GTGAAAACGGGGGCTGAAGCCATCCGGGCACTGGCCACACAGCTCCCGGCGTTTCGTCAGAAACTGAGCGACGGCTGGTATCAGGTACGGATTGCCGGGCGGGACGTCAGCACGTCCGGGTTAACGGCGCAGTTACATGAGACTCTGCCTGATGGCGCTGTAATTCATATTGTTCCCAGAGTCGCCGGGGCCAAGTCAGGTGGCGTATTCCAGATTGTCCTGGGGGCTGCCGCCATTGCCGGATCATTCTTTACCGCCGGAGCCACCCTTGCAGCATGGGGGGCAGCCATTGGGGCCGGTGGTATGACCGGCATCCTGTTTTCTCTCGGTGCCAGTATGGTGCTCGGTGGTGTGGCGCAGATGCTGGCACCGAAAGCCAGAACTCCCCGTATACAGACAACGGATAACGGTAAGCAGAACACCTATTTCTCCTCACTGGATAACATGGTTGCCCAGGGCAATGTTCTGCCTGTTCTGTACGGGGAAATGCGCGTGGGGTCACGCGTGGTTTCTCAGGAGATCAGCACGGCAGACGAAGGGGACGGTGGTCAGGTTGTGGTGATTGGTCGCTGA
- a CDS encoding phage tail protein yields the protein MKTFRWKVKPGMDVASVPSVRKVRFGDGYSQRAPAGLNANLKTYSVTLSVPREEATVLESFLEEHGGWKSFLWTPPYEWRQIKVTCAKWSSRVSMLRVEFSAEFEQVVN from the coding sequence ATGAAGACCTTCCGCTGGAAAGTGAAACCCGGTATGGATGTGGCTTCGGTCCCTTCTGTAAGAAAGGTGCGCTTTGGTGATGGCTATTCTCAGCGAGCGCCTGCCGGGCTGAATGCCAACCTGAAAACGTACAGCGTGACGCTTTCTGTCCCCCGTGAGGAGGCCACGGTACTGGAGTCGTTTCTGGAAGAGCACGGGGGCTGGAAATCCTTTCTGTGGACGCCGCCTTATGAGTGGCGGCAGATAAAGGTGACCTGCGCAAAATGGTCGTCGCGGGTCAGTATGCTGCGTGTTGAGTTCAGCGCAGAGTTTGAACAGGTGGTGAACTGA
- a CDS encoding phage tail assembly protein T, whose translation MFDGELSFALKLAREMGRPDWRAMLAGMSSTEYADWHRFYSTHYFHDVLLDMHFSGLTYTVLSLFFSDPDMHPLDFSLLNRREADEEPEDDVLMQKAAGLAGGVRFGPDGNEVIPASPDVADMTEDDVMLMTVSEGIAGGVRYG comes from the coding sequence GTGTTCGACGGTGAGCTGAGTTTTGCCCTGAAACTGGCGCGTGAGATGGGGCGACCCGACTGGCGTGCCATGCTTGCCGGGATGTCATCCACGGAGTATGCCGACTGGCACCGCTTTTACAGTACCCATTATTTTCATGATGTTCTGCTGGATATGCACTTTTCCGGGCTGACGTACACCGTGCTCAGCCTGTTTTTCAGCGATCCGGATATGCATCCGCTGGATTTCAGTCTGCTGAACCGGCGCGAGGCTGACGAAGAGCCTGAAGATGATGTGCTGATGCAGAAAGCGGCAGGGCTTGCCGGAGGTGTCCGCTTTGGCCCGGACGGGAATGAAGTTATCCCCGCTTCCCCGGATGTGGCGGACATGACGGAGGATGACGTAATGCTGATGACAGTATCAGAAGGGATCGCAGGAGGAGTCCGGTATGGCTGA
- a CDS encoding host specificity protein J, with the protein MGKGSSKGHTPREAKDNLKSTQLLSVIDAISEGPIEGPVDGLKSVLLNSTPVLDTEGNTNISGVTVVFRAGEQEQTPPEGFESSGSETVLGTEVKYDTPITRTITSANIDRLRFTFGVQALVETTSKGDRNPSEVRLLVQIQRNGGWVTEKDITIKGKTTSQYLASVVMGNLPPRPFNIRMRRMTPDSTTDQLQNKTLWSSYTEIIDVKQCYPNTALVGVQVDSEQFGSQQVSRNYHLRGRILQVPSNYNPQTRQYSGIWDGTFKPAYSNNMAWCLWDMLTHPRYGMGKRLGAADVDKWALYVIGQYCDQSVPDGFGGTEPRITCNAYLTTQRKAWDVLSDFCSAMRCMPVWNGQTLTFVQDRPSDKTWTYNRSNVVMPDDGAPFRYSFSALKDRHNAVEVNWIDPNNGWETATELVEDTQAIARYGRNVTKMDAFGCTSRGQAHRAGLWLIKTELLETQTVDFSVGAEGLRHVPGDVIEICDDDYAGISTGGRVLAVNSQTRTLTLDREITLPSSGTALISLVDGSGNPVSVEVQSVTDGVKVKVSRVPDGVAEYSVWELKLPTLRQRLFRCVSIRENDDGTYAITAVQHVPEKEAIVDNGAHFDGEQSGTVNGVTPPAVQHLTAEVTADSGEYQVLARWDTPKVVKGVSFLLRLTVTADDGSERLVSTARTTETTYRFTQLALGNYRLTVRAVNAWGQQGDPASVSFRIAAPAAPSRIELTPGYFQITATPHLAVYDPTVQFEFWFSEKQIADIRQVETSTRYLGTALYWIAASINIKPGHDYYFYIRSVNTVGKSAFVEAVGRASDDAEGYLDFFKGKITESHLGKELLEKVELTEDNASRLEEFSKEWKDASDKWNAMWAVKIEQTKDGKHYVAGIGLSMEDTEEGKLSQFLVAANRIAFIDPANGNETPMFVAQGNQIFMNDVFLKRLTAPTITSGGNPPAFSLTPDGKLTAKNADISGSVNANSGTLSNVTIAENCTINGTLRAEKIVGDIVKAASAAFPRQRESSVDWPSGTRTVTVTDDHPFDRQIVVLPLTFRGSKRTVSGRTTYSMCYLKVLMNGAVIYDGAANEAVQVFSRIVDMPAGRGNVILTFTLTSTRHSADIPPYTFASDVQVMVIKKQALGISVV; encoded by the coding sequence ATGGGTAAAGGAAGCAGTAAGGGGCATACCCCGCGCGAAGCGAAGGACAACCTGAAGTCCACGCAGTTGCTGAGTGTGATCGATGCCATCAGCGAAGGGCCGATTGAAGGTCCGGTGGATGGCTTAAAAAGCGTGCTGCTGAACAGTACGCCGGTGCTGGACACTGAGGGGAATACCAACATATCCGGTGTCACGGTGGTGTTCCGGGCTGGTGAGCAGGAGCAGACTCCGCCGGAGGGATTTGAATCCTCCGGCTCCGAGACGGTGCTGGGTACGGAAGTGAAATATGACACGCCGATCACCCGCACCATTACGTCTGCAAACATCGACCGTCTGCGCTTTACCTTCGGTGTACAGGCACTGGTGGAAACCACCTCAAAGGGTGACAGGAATCCGTCGGAAGTCCGCCTGCTGGTTCAGATACAACGTAACGGTGGCTGGGTGACGGAAAAAGACATCACCATTAAGGGCAAAACCACCTCGCAGTATCTGGCCTCGGTGGTGATGGGTAACCTGCCGCCGCGCCCGTTTAATATCCGGATGCGCAGGATGACGCCGGACAGCACCACAGACCAGCTGCAGAACAAAACGCTCTGGTCGTCATACACTGAAATCATCGATGTGAAACAGTGCTACCCGAACACGGCACTGGTCGGCGTGCAGGTGGACTCGGAGCAGTTCGGCAGCCAGCAGGTGAGCCGTAATTATCATCTGCGCGGGCGTATTCTGCAGGTGCCGTCGAACTATAACCCGCAGACGCGGCAATACAGCGGTATCTGGGACGGAACGTTTAAACCGGCATACAGCAACAACATGGCCTGGTGTCTGTGGGATATGCTGACCCATCCGCGCTACGGCATGGGGAAACGTCTTGGTGCGGCGGATGTGGATAAATGGGCGCTGTATGTCATCGGCCAGTACTGCGACCAGTCAGTGCCGGACGGCTTTGGCGGCACGGAGCCGCGCATCACCTGTAATGCGTACCTGACCACACAGCGTAAGGCGTGGGATGTGCTCAGCGATTTCTGCTCGGCGATGCGCTGTATGCCGGTATGGAACGGGCAGACGCTGACGTTCGTGCAGGACCGACCGTCGGATAAGACGTGGACCTATAACCGCAGTAATGTGGTGATGCCGGATGATGGCGCGCCGTTCCGCTACAGCTTCAGCGCCCTGAAGGACCGCCATAATGCCGTTGAGGTGAACTGGATTGACCCGAACAACGGCTGGGAGACGGCGACAGAGCTTGTTGAAGATACGCAGGCCATTGCCCGTTACGGTCGTAATGTTACGAAGATGGATGCCTTTGGCTGTACCAGCCGGGGGCAGGCACACCGCGCCGGGCTGTGGCTGATTAAAACAGAACTGCTGGAAACGCAGACCGTGGATTTCAGCGTCGGCGCAGAAGGGCTTCGCCATGTACCGGGCGATGTTATTGAAATCTGCGATGATGACTATGCCGGTATCAGCACCGGTGGTCGTGTGCTGGCGGTGAACAGCCAGACCCGGACGCTGACGCTCGACCGTGAAATCACGCTGCCATCCTCCGGTACCGCGCTGATAAGCCTGGTTGACGGAAGTGGCAATCCGGTCAGCGTGGAGGTTCAGTCCGTCACCGACGGCGTGAAGGTAAAAGTGAGCCGTGTTCCTGACGGTGTTGCTGAATACAGCGTATGGGAGCTGAAGCTGCCGACGCTGCGCCAGCGACTGTTCCGCTGCGTGAGTATCCGTGAGAACGACGACGGCACGTATGCCATCACCGCCGTGCAGCATGTGCCGGAAAAAGAGGCCATCGTGGATAACGGGGCGCACTTTGACGGCGAACAGAGTGGCACGGTGAATGGTGTCACGCCGCCAGCGGTGCAGCACCTGACCGCAGAAGTCACTGCAGACAGCGGGGAATATCAGGTGCTGGCGCGATGGGACACACCGAAGGTGGTGAAGGGCGTGAGTTTCCTGCTCCGTCTGACCGTAACAGCGGACGACGGCAGTGAGCGGCTGGTCAGCACGGCCCGGACGACGGAAACCACATACCGCTTCACGCAACTGGCGCTGGGGAACTACAGGCTGACAGTCCGGGCGGTAAATGCGTGGGGGCAGCAGGGCGATCCGGCGTCGGTATCGTTCCGGATTGCCGCACCGGCAGCACCGTCGAGGATTGAGCTGACGCCGGGCTATTTTCAGATAACCGCCACGCCGCATCTTGCCGTTTATGACCCGACGGTACAGTTTGAGTTCTGGTTCTCGGAAAAGCAGATTGCGGATATCAGACAGGTTGAAACCAGCACGCGTTATCTTGGTACGGCGCTGTACTGGATAGCCGCCAGTATCAATATCAAACCGGGCCATGATTATTACTTTTATATCCGCAGTGTGAACACCGTTGGCAAATCGGCATTCGTGGAGGCCGTCGGTCGGGCGAGCGATGATGCGGAAGGTTACCTGGATTTTTTCAAAGGCAAGATAACCGAATCCCATCTCGGCAAGGAGCTGCTGGAAAAAGTCGAGCTGACGGAGGATAACGCCAGCAGACTGGAGGAGTTTTCGAAAGAGTGGAAGGATGCCAGTGATAAGTGGAATGCCATGTGGGCTGTCAAAATTGAGCAGACCAAAGACGGCAAACATTATGTCGCGGGTATTGGCCTCAGCATGGAGGACACGGAGGAAGGCAAACTGAGCCAGTTTCTGGTTGCCGCCAATCGTATCGCATTTATTGACCCGGCAAACGGGAATGAAACGCCGATGTTTGTGGCGCAGGGCAACCAGATATTCATGAACGACGTGTTCCTGAAGCGCCTGACGGCCCCCACCATTACCAGCGGCGGCAATCCTCCGGCCTTTTCCCTGACACCGGACGGAAAGCTGACCGCTAAAAATGCGGATATCAGTGGCAGTGTGAATGCGAACTCCGGGACGCTCAGTAATGTGACGATAGCTGAAAACTGTACGATAAACGGTACGCTGAGGGCGGAAAAAATCGTCGGGGACATTGTAAAGGCGGCGAGCGCGGCTTTTCCGCGCCAGCGTGAAAGCAGTGTGGACTGGCCGTCAGGTACCCGTACTGTCACCGTGACCGATGACCATCCTTTTGATCGCCAGATAGTGGTGCTTCCGCTGACGTTTCGCGGAAGTAAGCGTACTGTCAGCGGCAGGACAACGTATTCGATGTGTTATCTGAAAGTACTGATGAACGGTGCGGTGATTTATGATGGCGCGGCGAACGAGGCGGTACAGGTGTTCTCCCGTATTGTTGACATGCCAGCGGGTCGGGGAAACGTGATCCTGACGTTCACGCTTACGTCCACACGGCATTCGGCAGATATTCCGCCGTATACGTTTGCCAGCGATGTGCAGGTTATGGTGATTAAGAAACAGGCGCTGGGCATCAGCGTGGTCTGA